The sequence below is a genomic window from Haloferax mediterranei ATCC 33500.
GCCCCTCTCGGCGTCGCGTTCGACCCCGAGGAGTTCGTAGAAGTCCACCGGCATTCGATGTGCGATTCGATGCAACGACGGCTTTTGAATGTACCGGGCATATCAGCGTTTGATATGTCTCTCCACCCTCGGTGTTGACGGGTCACTGACACCGCCGAGTTCCTTCGGAATAATCATGAACCTCCACGGCCAGATGGCCGCATGGAACGAATTCGGCTCGGAAACACCGTCTTCGAAGGCCGGAACAACGCATACCTCATCCCCGGCGACCGACCGACGTTAGTCGACGTCGGCGTCGCGACGGATTCGGTTCGGCACGACGTTCGAGACGGCTTGCAGGCGGCCGGGTACGAGGTGTCCGACCTCGAAGCAATCGTCCTCACGCACTGGCACGCGGACCACACCGGCTTGGCAGGTGAACTACAGGCTGAAAGTGGCGCGTCAGTCTACGTCCACGCGGACGACGCCGGTATCGTTGCTGGCGACCCCGAAGCGCTCGCCGAAGAGCGCGATATCCGCGACCGCCGCTTCAGCGAATGGGGAATTCCCGATGGCCCGCTCGACGAAGTGACCTCGTTCCTCGACGGCCACGACGAACTACAGGGCGACCGCGTCGATGTCACCCCGGTCGAAGACGGCGACCGAATCGCCGCCGGCGACGACGAACTCGAAGTCGTCCACTTCCCCGGCCACGCCGCCGGGTTGAGCGCCTTTGCCTTCGACGGCGACGACGGCCGCGAGGCGTTCGTCGGCGACGTGATTCTCCCGAAATACACGCCGAACGTCGGCGGCGCGGACCTCCGGGTCGACCGACCGCTCGAAACCTACCTCGACAGTCTCGCTCGCCTCGCCGACCAGAACTTCGCGCGGGCGTGGCCCGGTCACCGCGACCCCATCGACGACCCGGCAGAACGAGCGCGCGTCATCGCCGAGCACCACCGCGAGCGCACCCGGCGCGTCCTCTCGGTGCTCGACGAACACGGCCCGGCGGACGCATGGACCGTGAGTGCCCACCTCTTCGGCGACCTCTCGAACATCCACATCCTCCACGGTCCCGGCGAGGCGTTTGCCCACCTCGACCACCTCGTCGCCGAGGGCGTTATCGAGCGCGACGGCACCGAGTACGTGGCGGCCGCCGGCGACGTTGCAGTAGACGAACTCGTCCCTGTACCCGAGACGAAACGTTAAAACGCCGCTGGAGGGAACGGAGAGCCATGGAACTGCGGGTCATCGACAAGACCGACGAGGAACTCCGCATCGAAATCGGCGGCGAGGACCACACCTTCATGAACGTGCTGAAGGGTGAACTCCTCGAGACCGAAAGCGTCACTGCGGCCACCTACGACGTGAACCCCGAACAGTCCGGCGGCCAGACGGACCCCGTGCTCTCTATCAAGACGGAAGCGGGCGTCGACCCCCTCGACGCGCTCGGGGAGGCCGCCCGCGGCGTACAGAACACCGCCGAAAACATCACTTCGGCCTACGAAGCCGGTATCGACGCCTAATCTACGGACTTCTCTCTTCGTTTCTCACCCGCTGAGCGACGCGTCTCTGTGTGTGCCTTTCGCGTAGACGCTGTTTCCGTTGGTCGCGCCCGCTTAGTCGGCGTGCCCGTGGCCCTGCGCACTGTGTCCACCTTCTGAGCCGCCGGGTCCTTCGTAGTTCATCTCACCCGCCTCGATGC
It includes:
- a CDS encoding MBL fold metallo-hydrolase, coding for MERIRLGNTVFEGRNNAYLIPGDRPTLVDVGVATDSVRHDVRDGLQAAGYEVSDLEAIVLTHWHADHTGLAGELQAESGASVYVHADDAGIVAGDPEALAEERDIRDRRFSEWGIPDGPLDEVTSFLDGHDELQGDRVDVTPVEDGDRIAAGDDELEVVHFPGHAAGLSAFAFDGDDGREAFVGDVILPKYTPNVGGADLRVDRPLETYLDSLARLADQNFARAWPGHRDPIDDPAERARVIAEHHRERTRRVLSVLDEHGPADAWTVSAHLFGDLSNIHILHGPGEAFAHLDHLVAEGVIERDGTEYVAAAGDVAVDELVPVPETKR
- a CDS encoding DNA-directed RNA polymerase subunit L is translated as MELRVIDKTDEELRIEIGGEDHTFMNVLKGELLETESVTAATYDVNPEQSGGQTDPVLSIKTEAGVDPLDALGEAARGVQNTAENITSAYEAGIDA